CAAATTTTTCCGATCTCGAATTCGAGATCCACAGTGGCGGACAACCGTATTACTATTACCTGATTTCCATTGAATAATTCAGGAGGAGAAGATGTACCTACAGAACGTAATAGCTAACCTCAACAACTACTGGTCATCCATGGGATGCATCATAGATCAGCCTTACGACGTTGAGATGGGTGCGGGGACCTTTCATCCATCCACCTTCTTGAGATCTCTGGGCAAGAAGCCGTGGAAGGTGGCCTTCATTCAACCAAGCAGACGACCAACAGATGGCCGTTACGGTGAAAACCCTATGAGAGTTCAGCGCTACTTCCAGTATCAGGTGATAATCAAGCCAAATCCCGAGAATTCACAGGAGTTATACCTAGGATCTCTGCAAGCGTTGGGCATAAATCCCGTCGAGCACGATATTCGATTCGTGGAAGACAACTGGGAGTCACCCACACTCGGTGCCTGGGGAGTTGGTTGGGAGGTCTGGCTAGATGGAATGGAAGTGACCCAATTCACTTACTTCCAGCAGATTGGTGGTATCGACGTCGATCTGGTCTCCCTGGAAATAACCTACGGACTTGAAAGGATAACCATGTACCTACAAAAGAAAGATAACATATTCGATATAGATTGGAATGGAGAATTCAAATACGGCGATGTCTTTCTGGAGAACGAGAAAGAGTTTTCAGCCTACAACTTCGATGTGGCAGATACCGCAAAACTCTTCGATTTCTACAGAATGTACCGCGACGAATTCGATCTCTGTTTGAAGAGCGGATTAATCAGACCTTCTTACGACTATATGATCAAATGCTCCCATGCTTTCAACCTTCTAGATGCGAGAAACGCCATAAGCGTCTCTCAGAGGCAGAGTTATATCAAATCTATAAGGGAGATGGCCCGGTCGGTGGCGCAGGCTTACGTTGACAGGGAGGGTGAGAGCGATGCATAAGCAAAAAGCGTTGCTTGAAATTGGAGTCGAAGAGCTCCCCTCTAGTGAAGTATCGGCGATAAGAAACCAACTAAGAGAGAAAATCGAGAAGAGCTTACAGGCTACTAGATTGGACTACGATGGACTCAAAGTCTTCACGGCCAGCAGAAGATTCGGATTGTACATCGACGGGCTCTCTCCAAAGCAACCCGATTACCTCGAAGAGAAGAAAGGTCCGTCGGAGAAGATAGCTTACAAAGATGGAGAGCCTTCCAGAGCCTTGATAGGCTTTCTCAAAAGCAACGGTGCAGGAATTGAAGATATAACCGTTAAAGACGGTTATGTTTATATAGAAAGGAATATACCGGGAAAATCGTCGCTGGAGATTCTGCCCGGTATATTCAGGCAGGCAGTTCTGTCGCTTGAGTTCAAAAAGCCTATGCGCTGGGGTGATGGAACGTACAGATTCGTCAGGCCCGTGAAATGGGTCGTATCCATGATAGACAAAACCGTTCTCGAGATGGAGCTCTTCGGAAAAAAAGCCTCCGATACGACTAAAGGCCACAGATTCTATTTTGATGAAATACGCGTCTCTCCCGAGGATTACTTTGAAAAATTGAGAGAGGCGCTTGTTATCGCTGACGGTTCGGAACGGGAGAGACGCGTCCTTTCGGAGATAGAGAAAACCGGAGAGCTCCTCCAGGGAAAGATACCTATCGACGGAGAGTTGCTCGAAGAAGTGGTCTCCCTCACAGAGTATCCAACGGCCGTTGTTGGACGTTTCATGGAGAAGTATCTGTCACTACCGCCAGAGGTGATAATCGTCACGATAAAGCATCACCAGAGGACCTTCCCCGTGTACAGAGAAGGGGTGTTGACCAATAATTTCGTTGCATTCCAGGACGGCCCGGGAGACCCTCTCGGGAATATCAAGCAAGGCTACGAAGACGTTATAAACGCACGACTCGAAGACGCCTTCTTCTATTACGAGAAGGATCTCGAGAAACCTCTGGAAAGCTACGTGCCTGGTCTGGAAGAAATACTCTTTCAGAAAGGTCTCGGCTCGTTCATGGATAAATCGAAGAGAACGGCGGCGTTGGCACTCGAAATCGGAAAGCTTCTCAAGGCCAAGGGTGGAGAGCTGGAAAATATCGAAAGAACTGCTCTTCTGGGCAAGGCCGATCAGGTTACACGGGTTGTCCAGGAATTCCCGGAAGTCCAGGGAGTCATGGGAAGGATATACGCCGAAAAATCCGGTGAGAGCGAAGAGGTGGCTCTCGGGATCGAAGAACACTATCATGACCAGAAAGTTCCCACGACCCTCAGTGGCGCAGTCGTGGGCGTTGCAGACAGGATAGATACAGTCGTCGGAAACTTCACGATCGGCAATGTTCCTTCGGCCTCGAAGGATCCCTATGCATTGAGGCGAAAGATGGCTTTTATATTCAGGACTATGAATTACCTGGGATGGAAGATCGATCTTGAAGGGCTTTTAAAGACGAGCGCCGGTATCCTCGGCGGTCAGGCGTTCGATACTTTGCAGTCTGTAGCCTCCTTCTGTCGTTCCCGGTATGAATCATACCTTCTCGAACAGGGTTTCTCGATCAACGTTACCAGGGCAGTCAGCGACTGGTGGAGACTCCCTTATCTGGGCGAGAGAGCCGCGAAAGCTATAACCGAATACATTGAAAAGGCTGAATTCACGGACCTTCTGATCGCTTACCAGAGGGTTCACAATATAAGTAAGAACCACGATTCCGACGCGTTCGAAGGCTCGAAGTTCATGGAACAGGCCGAGAGAGATCTCTTCAACAAATACCTCGAATGTTTAGAGAGTGTCAATTCGGCCCTTGAAAAAGACGATTTCGAAAAAGCGCTTCATCTCCTCACAGGATTGAAATCATCGATAGACAGGTACTTCGACGATGTCTTCGTTATGGATAACCAGGAAGATATAAGGCTGAACAGGCTAGGCTTCCTCAAATCGCTAGATGGGCTCTTCCTGAAAGTAGGGGATCTCTCCCTGCTTCTGGAAGAAGAGAGAAAATGAGCGAAATCTTCAAATCCGGGATAGTCGCCCTCGTTGGAAAGCCTAACGTTGGCAAGTCATCGCTCATTAACCGAATAATCGGTGAAAAGATAGCCATAGTTTCCGATAAGCCGCAGACTACCAGAAACCGCATCGGTGGTATCTACACGACCGAACACGGTCAGATAGTTTTCTACGACACTCCCGGAATACACAAGCCTCTACACAAACTCGGCCAGTACATACTGAAAGTTGCGACCTCCTCTCTGTTGGGCGTCGATCTTCTGCTGGTTATGGTCGATCCCACCGACGGACTCAGGGAATCTGACAGACTGGTAGCCACCCACGTCAATGGAAGCCGCGTCCCGGTTTTTCTGGTGATAAACAAAATAGATGCTTACAGTGACGGAAAACTCCTGCATAACTTCTCGGAAAACGCTTCCCGTCTTTTCGAGAATGTTCTGGAACGCTTTTATATCTCCGCTGAAAAGGGTACTGGTGTCGATTCAATGATAGAGGCCATTTTCAAATTTCTTCCTTCTGGAAAGCTCCTCTTTCCCGAAGATTACATAACCGATCGTTCCTCAAGATTCATGGCTTCGGAAATCGTCAGGGAGAAAGTCCTCCTGCATACTCACCAGGAAATCCCACATTCGGTCGGAGTCTCAGTTCAAGAGTTCAAGGATGAGGGCGAATTGTTGAGGATAAGGGCCGATATCGTTGTGGAGAGGAACAGCCAGAAACCCATAATACTCGGCAAAGGCGGTTCTATGATAAAACTCATTGGTAGCGACGCCCGAAGGGACATGGAGTACATCTTCGATCAGAAAGTCTTTCTCGATCTCTTCGTGAAAGTCAGAGAAAAGTGGAGAGATAAGGATTCAATGATACAGGAGTTCACCAATCTGAAAGACGAACTCAGTTGAAACCGGGAGGGTTAGTATGAAAAAGAGCCGTGCAAGGATTGTACTTTTTCTCATGCTCTTCATGATGGTTTTTCTCAATGCGGATCAAATGGTAATGTCTCCGAACATCGGAGAAATAGAGGCCGAATTCGCTATAACCAAGGCAGATATCGGTCTGATTCAGGGATCTTTCACGATCGTGGGCGCCCTGGTCTCGCTGGCCTGGGGTTTTCTGGCCGATAAGTACAATAGGAAGCTTCTATTGTTGCTGAGCGTGCTGGTCGGAGAGATACCCTGTTTCCTCTCGGCCTTCGTCCAGAGCTTTCCACAGTTGTTCATAACCAGAGCCTTGACTGGAATCGGCGTTGGGGCACTCTTTCCGGTAGTTTTCTCCTTTGCGGGAGATACTTTTAAAGAATCGCACAGGCCAAAGGTCAACGCCTTTCTTTCGACAGCCATATCGCTCGGGGCAATAGTGGGAATGGTTATAGCCGGCTTCACCGGTTCAACGCTGGGATGGCGCATTCCATTCATAATCGTCTCTCTTCCCAACATCTTTCTGGCCTTGGCCTTCTACTTCCTGGCCGAGGAACCCAGGAGAGGCGCCGCCGAGGTGGCCGTTGGAGATCTGGTAGATAAAGGTTACAGCTACACCGGCAGGGTGAAGCTCTCCGATTATCTCAACCTCTTCAGAGTCAGGACCAATCTGGTGCTCTTCATACAGGGAATACTGGGTACTATTCCCTGGGGTGCTATCCCTTATTATCTGGTCAACTACTTCGAGACCTACAAAAACCTTTCGAAGGAATCGGCCACTCTTATCTTCATTTTTTTCGGCGTGGGGAACGTTCTCGGGATCTTTCTGGGCGGTCTGCTCGGAGGTTTGCTTTACAAAAGGAAGCCTTCCTACATGCCTCTTTTCAGCGGCGGTATGACTATCGCAGGAACATTTGTTGCCCTTGGTGCCCTGAACTTCCCGCCGGTTGAAGGTACAGGTGGTTTTTTCACACTTGGAATTCTTGGGATGGTTGCGGCAGCGACGGCCTCGATGACCGGTCCAAATATGAAAACCATGCTTATGAACGTTAACGAGCCGGAAAGCAGGGGCAGGATCTTCTCGGTTTTCAACCTCACCGATTCTCTGGGCACGGGGTTCGGTCAGTTCTTCGCTGGCACTCTCGCCACCGCCGTCGGCTCTCTGGGCGTAGCCATGAACGCTTCGGCGCTCTTCTGGTTGCCCTGCGGGCTCGTTCTTCTCGTCGCCGCGTTGACCTTCCCGCGAGACATCGCCAGGCTACATACGAGGATGCAGGAAGTGGCGAAAACAATGGAAAGTTGTAAATGAAAGCTATCTGAAAAATTTTTTATACCGAATGACTTCTCGATTTTGATTCTGGAGAAAAAAGTTGTATAATAAAGATGCTGAAGTAACCCTCAGACCGCTTCGCTGCCCTCGAAAGGGGCAGCAATTTTTTTCGTTTTTGGTCTCTCTTCCTCATCTTCCGTGTTCAAGGCCTTCCCGATTTTGCTCGAATCGAGATTCCGGCCAGATAACCCGTCGAGAAAGCCGCCTGGAGATTGTATCCGCCCGTCTCTCCGTCGAAGTCAAGAACCTCGCCGGCGAAGAAGAGATTGGGAACCAGACGCGATTCCATGCTCCTGGAGTTAACCTCCGTGATTGAAATACCCCCTCTCGTCATCATGGCGGTGAGAAAGTCCCCGGTTTTGGAAACTTTCATCTCGAGACTTGTGAGAAGCCTCTCCAGTTTCTTCCTTTCCTGCTTTTTTATCTCAGCTCCCGTTCTCGCCGCTGCACCGGAGAGTTCCACAAGCTTTTCGATCAACCTCTCCGGCAGATCCAGATCGGCCAAGATATTCTTGACGTTCTTCTTGCCATTGATGGTCAATCTCTCCAAAAGAAGCCTGTCCGCATCTTCCCTCTTCCAACCGGCGAGGTTGATAAGCAGAGTGTCTCCCGGGAGTATCTCTCTGGAGAGATGCAAGATCGCTGGGCCGGATAGTCCCGTATGGGTCAGCAGGAGATCCTCTCTTCTTTCGGCTATCTTGCCCCCGTTCCTCCAGAGAGAGACTTTGGCCTGCTTTATGGAGATTCCCGAGAGGTCTGATAAGGGAAAGTCGTCTATATATACGGCTGAAAGTGCCGGCCTTGGCTCTTGAATAGTGTGTCCCATCTTTTGCGCGAAGAGGTAACCATCCCCCGACGAACCGGTGTAGGGATAGCTCCTGCCACCGGTCGTTATGGCCAGGTAGTTGGCCTGAAAATCTCTCCCCGGAGTCTTGACAAGAAAGGTTCCGTCGTCTTTCCTATCGACGGATGTAACCCGACAGTTGCATTCGACGGTTATCCCTTGCTTTTCACACTCGGCCAGAAGTACTTCAAGTACATCCCTGGCGCTAAGTGTTGCAGGAAAGACTTTTCCGTCGTCTCTCACGGTCATCTTCAGCCCCCTCTTCTGAAAGAACTCGATCAGTCTGGAACTGTCAAAAGCCATAAGGGCTGGCTTGAGAAACCTTTCTGCTTCGATCCCGAAGTAATGCTTCAGCATTTGCTTCGGGGCCTTCAAGTTTGTGAGGTTGCATTGTCCCGAACCCGTCATCAGAAGCTTTTTGCCGGGCGAGTCGTTTTTATCGAGTACGGTGACGTTTCTCCCCTCGGTCGTACAGCTTATGGCAGTGAAAAGGCCGGCCGGACCGGCACCTATAACCAATATATTCCTCAATTTGAAGACCTCCTATCGCATCTGGCCGTCTTTTTCGAATGGGCGGATTTTTAAGCTCATGAACGTCTTATCGAGCGTATCCGGGAAAGACCGGCGATAATCTCACTCCGCGCGCTGAACAGGAAGAACGCGAAGAAAACTGCGTTCCCCAGCAGTAGCCATAGCAGGGTGGTAGAAAAATACTTCAAGACGAAAACAAAAAGATAGAGAGCCACAGCACAAATCAAAAGCAGTAAGATCCTCCTGAAGGGCATGAATTTCATTCCCTCCTTTTTCATGAGGAGATTGTAAATCACGGTCGAATTCAGTGAAACTAACGAGGTGCTGGCGGCTATGCCTGCGTGGCCGAGAGGCTCTAACAGTAACCAGTCGAAGAGAACATTGAGCATTATGGATATGAAGGATATAAGGGTTATGAAGCGAAGTTTTTTTCGAGCTATGAAGTAGCTAGAACAAGTATGCGATACGGGCGAAATAACTATGAGTGCGCCGTAACCTATCAAGGCCATGCTGACGAGCTTCGTCGAATCGGCGTCGAATTCTCCACGCTGGTATATGAATCTCACTAGAGGTTCGGCCATGGATATCACCCATACCGCGAGAGGTAGGGCGATGTTTAGCGAACTTGTGACGGTTTTTCGAAGTCTTTCGCGTGTCTTTTCGTGCTCTCCGGATACGACGAATTCGGAGAGCTCTGTGTAGGAAGTCATCAAAAAGGCCGTCACGATGAACGTGATCAATCCCAGAAGTGTGTGTGCGTACTGGAGAGAGGAGACCCTCCCGGGTGGAAGCAGAGACACGAAGGCTTTATCGACCATTCCATTTATCAGACTCAGACTTCCCGATAGAATCAAAGGCAGAGAAAGGGTGAGCGTCTCGATTATTCTTGTCCCCCTATCCAATTTCAACACGAAAAGGTCACGCGATTGTAGAGCGTAGAGCAAAACCGTCAGAGCGTTTCCGACGATCCAAGCCAGTATATACGAGGCTTCCGAGAGAAAGGGGTAGGTGAAGAGGATAACCGGTATGGCCACAACGTTGAAGATCAGCTGGGAGATGCCGAACTGTATGAACCTCCTGCTGGCCTTCAAAAGAGTTCCCAGAAGGTTCTCCAGTCCACCTACTAATGGATATATCGAGAGAAATCTCAGCTTTCTAGAGGCATAGGCAATGGTTTCGTCGGAAAAACCAGGAGCGAAGAGCTTTATCACCAGATCGGGTATCAGCAAAAAAATAATGCCCATGGAGAGGAAAATAAGACTTCCCACCATAAACACAGTACCGGCGTATCTTTTCGAACGGAGGGCATCTTCTCTCTTTATAGAGTGATAGATAGGTACGAAGATCGAGGCTAGAGCTCCGGCGACTATGCTGGAGAGAGTGGTGGCGGGCGTCATGGCGATGAATACTGCGTCGAGATTGCCGGAAGTTCCGAAAAGACCGGCTATGAGCATCTCTCTGAAAAAGCCCATTCCCTTAGATATGATTGAGAATGTTAATATGGCCAGCGTCCCGACGGCAACCGAGCTGGATCTCGATATTTTTCGCATGCTTTCCTCCGATCTCCCTAACAAGTATATGATAGTTGTCGCTTTATTTCCTGCGTGGGTGCTAGAATTTCAGCGGGAGGTTCACGATAGATGAGAAGGTCGGCGTTTATAGTAATTTTCATAGTGATTTTCCTGATTTCTTCATGCGTCAGGGTCTCTTCGGCTTCGCTGAGATATATAAGGTTCACTTTCTCGCCGTGGGAGCCTTTTCTGGAGATTGTTCCCGGCGTAAGGCTATCGCTGGAAGGGGCTGAAAAAACAGCGACACTATCCTACGCGGTTCAAAGACTCTCCGGAGACAGTCTTTTGCTGGTCTTCGAGGAGGATAGGTCCCTTTCCGGAATAGTCATGGAGCTCTCTCACGAGTTGCTTGGAGTGGAAGTGTCGCAGGTGCTTATGGTACAGCCCCTGCTGAGAGATGGTGCCTTCTCGCTTGCCGATTCCGGTTACGAATTTTCTGTGAGCCGTGATGCTCTAGAAACCGTGGTGAGGTTCACTCAGCTCCCTTACTGCCTGCTCATAAGCAGGGCCGACGCCCTTTACTTTGCCCAGCATCTTCCCGGAAAGTACCTTCTCGAAGGAGATTTGCTTTATCACATAGGACCTAACTGGATCCCCTCGCATTCGGGCGTTTATCTCGGCGTCGATAGAGAGGCGGTCATGTCTAATGAAAACTACGGCTTCAACGACGGAGAGACCTTCGCCGATTCCTATCCCTACCAGACCCATGGTTTCAACCTCATCGAAGAGGGAGTCTTCGTCTTTCCAAACGACCTCGATGGTTCGAAATATGTCAACCTTTTCAACTACGACACATATTCTTCGCGCTGGTTGAAATATTGGGCTTCTGCCTTCACCGGTCCAAGAAGATACGTTGGAGAGCTCACCGGCGAGCAGAGAAGGAAGATCTCGAGGTATCTTTACAGGGTGTCCGATAACGGTGCTCTCTGGTCGGTTGGTCTGGCCTGGTCGGGTTACAGGGACCTTCCATTCACGAAAAGAGACCTTTACTCTTGCGTGGGTATTGTTGAAAAAGCTTACGAAAGCGCTGGAGCTAACATAGTACCTTTCTGGGACGACTGGTTCTATCTCAACTCCTTCGAAGAATTCTGCAGAACCATCGCAATCCCCTCGATCAGCGAGTACGAAGGCAATACGATCGAATTCAGGGTGAACACCCTATTGGCCGACTGGCAGTACGTTGGATCGACCGCATGGTACATTCCCGAATTCGCCTGGGTCTGGCGATCAACGGCCGAGGTCGAGCTGGTAGATTCTCCCGGAACCTTGACCAAAGAAGGAGATCACTGCATCTACAACTGGACTCCCACTCAGCCCGGAATGTACAAAGTGACCTTCAGATTTCACGGGCTTTTCGAGGGACATTCGGTTGAGAAGAGCCATACCCTTGAGATAAATGTGCTTCAAAAAAGATAGAGCTCCGGTCCATGCCAGCCATAAACGGAAAGATCGACCGTGTCACTCTCGTCGAACTCGACGCCTTCGCGTTCCAGGATAGCTTTCTGAAGAGAGTAACCGGCATGATCGCGTATGCTGATCCTGCCTTTGGAGTTTATCACACGTTGCCAGGGGACTTCGAGGTCGCTCACTCCAGCCATTGCGTATCCCACCATTAGGGCTGTACACCCCCCGACCATCCTGGCTATCTGTCCATAAGTGGCAACTTTACCGGAAGGTATCATTTTGACTGTTTCATAGATCCTTTTGTAAATTGATATCTCTTTCTCGTCCATCATCATCACCCAGAAACTCCACAATTTTTTAAAGGAACCGGCAGCGGACAGGCAGCAACCGTTGCCGGGAGATCGTAAAGAGATAGCTGAGCCTTTGCCGTTACTGCTCTACGGCTTCCATTCCGGCCTTTACCGCCTGGATGTTGAGTTCTATGAGGGTCGCTTTCTCGCCCGTGAGTTTCTTCTCAAAGGCCTTTCTCACACCTTCGAGCGTAACGGAGCCGGTCTTTGCGATATAGGCCCCAAGAACCACCATATTGGCCACTTTCATGTTTCCAAGCCTTTCTGCCACTGCACCGGCGTCGATCTTGACGATTTCTATGTCTTTTCTCGTGGACTCTCTGTCCACAACCGAGGTGTTGATTATCATAACTCCACCGGGCTGTATCTGCTTCTCGAACTTTATCAACGAGGGGATATTCATCACGATCAGCTCGTTGGGACTCTCGGTTATCGGAGAACCTATCGGTTCATCGTTTATTACTACCGTGCAGTTGGCTGTCCCTCCCCTCATCTCGGGCCCGTAGGAGGGGAGCCATGTGGTGTACTTTCCATCAAACATGCCTGCCGTCGCTATGACCTGACCCAGGAGCATCACTCCCTGTCCTCCGAATCCGGCAGCCACTAGAAGATGTTCTTTCATTTCAGATCACCGACCTTATCGACAAAAACACCGAGAGGGTATTCCTTTTTCATGTTTTCGTTCAACCACTTTATCGATTCGACCGGACTCAACCCCCAGTTCGTCGGACAGGTGGAAAGCACCTCGACCATCGCGAAGCCCAGACCCCTCAACTGAACCGTGAAAGCCTTCTTTATTGCTGCTTTTGCCTTTCGCACTTCCTGTGGAGAGCTAACCGCGACTCTTTCGAGATATATTATTCCGGCTGTCTCCTTTAGCAACTCCGATACGTGTAGCGGGAAGCCTTCGGTTTCGGATTTTCTCCCGTAAGGGGAAGTAGTGGTCTTCATCCCTAGCAGAGTGGTGGGAGCCATCTGGCCACCGGTCATTCCGTAGATCGCATTATTTACGAAGATGGTCGTTATCTTCTCTCCCCTGTTGGCGGCGTGAATTATTTCGGCCGTTCCGATGGCCGCAAGGTCACCGTCGCCCTGGTAGGTGAAGACCACTCTATCGGACAACGAGCGTTTCATCCCGGTGGCAACGGCCGGTGCCCTTCCGTGCGGCGCAACTGTACCGTCAACGTCGAAGAACTCGTAGGCGAAGACTGAGCAGCCCACAGGTGCGACCATCAACGTCTTTTCTCTTATGTTCAACTCGTCTATTGTCTCGGCTACAAGGCGGTGTATTATACCGTGATGGCATCCCGGACAGTATGAAAATTCCCTTTTTGCAAGCGATTCCGGTCTTTTGTAAGTCGCTTCAATCATATATCATCACCTCATACATGTTTAAGTAGCTCTGCGAGGACTTCGTCGGGCGTTGGAACCATTCCGCCGGTTCTTCCATAGAACTCAACGGGGACGGAACCTTCGACGGCGAGCCTGACGTCTTCCACCATCTGGCCAGTTGACATCTCGACGGTAAGGATCGTTTTAACACCTTGCGCAGCTTTTTTCAGCTCGGCGTAAGGAAAGGGCCAAAGCGTGATCGGTCTGAAGAGGCCGACTTTTATGCCTTTATTTCGCGCTAGCTTCACGACACTGCCGAGGATTCTTCCCATGGTACCGTATCCCACGAGCATATACTCGGCGTCTTCAAGGGCGATCGCCTCGTACCTGACCTCTCTGACCTTAACTCTTTTGTAAATCTCTTGAATGAGCATGTTCATCTTTTCAAGATTCACGGGATCGATGTCGAACGAAGTGACCTTATTGGCATTACGCCCTGTCGCTCCCCTGAGAGCCCAGGCCGAATGATCGTTTATCCCTTCCAGTTTGACGAATTCCGGGAACTCGACTGGCTCCATCATCTGCCCGAGCATTCCGTCGGCCAGAATAAGTACGGGCATGCGGTACTCATCGGCCATTCGGAAGGCATCTTCCATAAGATCTACTGACTCCTGAATACTGCCAGGCGCGAGGACTATAA
This portion of the Mesotoga infera genome encodes:
- a CDS encoding 3-methyl-2-oxobutanoate dehydrogenase subunit VorB, with protein sequence MAEKVMVKGNEAMAEAAVRAGCRLYFGYPITPQSEFTEYMARRMPQVNGVFLQSESEVAAVNMVYGAACTGNRVMTSTSSPGFSLMQEGVSYIAGAMLPAVFVNVVRGGPGLGDIQPAQSDYFQATKGGAHGDYHLIVLAPGSIQESVDLMEDAFRMADEYRMPVLILADGMLGQMMEPVEFPEFVKLEGINDHSAWALRGATGRNANKVTSFDIDPVNLEKMNMLIQEIYKRVKVREVRYEAIALEDAEYMLVGYGTMGRILGSVVKLARNKGIKVGLFRPITLWPFPYAELKKAAQGVKTILTVEMSTGQMVEDVRLAVEGSVPVEFYGRTGGMVPTPDEVLAELLKHV